In one Agathobacter rectalis ATCC 33656 genomic region, the following are encoded:
- a CDS encoding adenylosuccinate synthase, with protein MSKVDVVIGCFYGDEGKGKVIDYLAADADVAVRCTGGDNAGHTIKANGVKYAMHLIPSGLLSGHTIGVIGNGVVLNPQVLLEEINNLKEHGYDVDKYLKISDKTHVIFPYHSKLDVALEKARQAKKIGTTGKGIGPSYCDKYERSGIRMGDLYAPDFKERLKEQTELKLALLKVYDPETDYTKELDFDKMFAEYSDYAAQLEPYVCDTITLLHKALEDDKKVVVEGAQATLLDIDFGSYPYVTSSNPTIGGILTGTGLSASDIGNVYGVIKAYSSRVGEGPYVTELLDATGDRIRELGHEYGTTTGRPRRCGWLDLVTLKYAKRLNGLTALSVNHLDTIGKFDTIKVCTGYDVNGEVTEDFTTNLKVLNNAKPVYEELKGGWGDEIASCKTFEELPENAQKYISFIEKYIGVPVKFIGTGADREAMIVRADN; from the coding sequence ATGTCAAAGGTAGATGTAGTAATAGGATGTTTCTATGGTGATGAAGGAAAAGGTAAGGTAATTGATTACCTTGCAGCAGACGCTGATGTAGCAGTAAGATGCACAGGCGGAGACAATGCCGGTCACACAATCAAAGCAAACGGTGTTAAATATGCAATGCACCTTATTCCGTCAGGTCTCTTATCAGGACATACAATCGGAGTGATCGGAAACGGAGTAGTTTTAAATCCGCAGGTTCTTTTAGAGGAAATCAACAACCTGAAGGAGCACGGATATGATGTAGATAAATACTTAAAAATCAGTGACAAAACGCATGTCATTTTCCCATATCACAGTAAGCTTGATGTAGCGCTTGAGAAGGCGAGACAGGCAAAGAAAATCGGTACTACAGGAAAGGGTATCGGACCTTCATACTGCGATAAGTATGAGAGAAGCGGAATCAGAATGGGGGATTTATACGCACCTGATTTCAAGGAGCGCCTTAAGGAGCAGACAGAGCTTAAGCTTGCACTTCTTAAGGTATATGATCCTGAGACTGATTATACAAAGGAGCTTGATTTCGACAAGATGTTTGCAGAGTACAGTGACTATGCAGCACAGCTTGAGCCATATGTATGTGATACAATCACCCTCTTACACAAGGCACTTGAGGATGACAAAAAGGTGGTTGTTGAGGGAGCACAGGCTACACTCCTTGACATCGACTTTGGTTCATATCCATATGTTACATCATCAAATCCTACAATCGGTGGTATTCTTACAGGAACAGGTCTTTCTGCTTCAGATATCGGAAATGTATACGGTGTCATCAAGGCATACTCAAGCCGTGTAGGTGAGGGACCATATGTGACAGAGCTTCTTGACGCAACCGGAGACAGAATCCGTGAGCTCGGACATGAGTACGGCACCACAACAGGCCGCCCGAGAAGATGCGGATGGTTAGACCTTGTCACCTTAAAATATGCCAAGCGTCTTAACGGACTTACAGCACTTTCTGTAAACCATCTCGACACAATCGGCAAGTTTGATACAATAAAAGTCTGCACCGGCTACGATGTAAACGGTGAGGTAACAGAGGACTTTACCACAAATCTCAAGGTTTTAAACAACGCAAAGCCTGTATATGAGGAGCTAAAAGGCGGCTGGGGCGATGAAATCGCAAGCTGTAAGACTTTCGAGGAGCTTCCTGAGAATGCACAGAAATACATCAGTTTCATAGAGAAATACATCGGAGTACCTGTTAAGTTCATCGGAACAGGTGCTGACAGAGAAGCTATGATTGTGCGCGCAGACAATTAG
- a CDS encoding DegV family protein: MSKVIVVTDSNSGITPDEAKKLGVEVIPMPFYIDEQMYYENIDLTQEQFYEKLTAGGDIKTSMPLVGDVTDKWDEFLKENDEIVYIPMSSGLSSSCETAYMLSQDYDGKVQVVNNQRISVTMRQSVIDAKNLAEAGKNAAEIKQILEDAKFESSIYIMVDTLNYLKKGGRITPAAAALGTLLKLKPVLQIQGEKLDAFAKARTVKQAKSIMIDAMKSDFEKRFNNPDGSQINLEMAYTHDIAAAEAFKEEVQAAFPNNEIVMNPLSLSVSCHIGPGALAIACSKKIEYCNK, from the coding sequence ATGAGTAAGGTTATAGTAGTTACCGATTCAAACAGCGGTATCACACCTGACGAGGCAAAGAAGCTTGGAGTTGAGGTGATTCCAATGCCTTTTTACATCGATGAGCAGATGTATTATGAGAATATCGATCTGACGCAGGAGCAGTTCTATGAGAAGCTTACGGCAGGCGGCGATATCAAGACATCTATGCCTTTGGTTGGTGATGTAACAGATAAATGGGATGAGTTTTTAAAGGAAAATGATGAGATTGTATACATTCCAATGTCATCAGGTCTTTCAAGCTCATGTGAGACAGCATATATGCTCTCGCAGGATTATGACGGCAAAGTGCAGGTAGTCAATAATCAGAGAATATCAGTTACAATGCGCCAGTCGGTTATAGATGCGAAGAACCTGGCAGAAGCAGGAAAAAATGCAGCTGAGATAAAGCAGATATTAGAGGATGCAAAGTTTGAGTCTTCCATATATATCATGGTAGATACTCTTAACTACCTCAAAAAGGGTGGTAGAATCACGCCTGCAGCGGCAGCTCTTGGCACACTTTTAAAGCTTAAACCGGTGCTTCAGATTCAGGGTGAGAAGCTTGATGCATTTGCAAAGGCACGTACCGTAAAGCAGGCAAAGAGCATCATGATAGATGCCATGAAATCGGATTTTGAGAAGCGCTTCAATAATCCGGATGGCAGCCAGATAAATCTTGAAATGGCATACACGCATGATATTGCAGCTGCGGAGGCATTTAAGGAAGAGGTTCAGGCAGCATTTCCAAATAACGAGATAGTCATGAATCCGCTTTCACTTTCGGTCTCATGCCATATAGGACCCGGAGCGCTTGCAATAGCCTGCTCTAAGAAGATAGAGTATTGTAATAAATAA